A stretch of Halostagnicola kamekurae DNA encodes these proteins:
- the purQ gene encoding phosphoribosylformylglycinamidine synthase I — translation MTVSIIRFGGSNCDRDAARALAHLDIDAEIVWHEDGLPAETSGIVLPGGFSYGDYLRAGAMAARSPIMDEIREAAADGVPVLGVCNGAQVGCESGLTEGAFTTNESARFQCEHVYLRVERDDTPWTAAYDEGDVLEIPIAHGEGRYEVDDDRLEELESEGRVLFRYCDEDGELTEDANPNGSKHSVAGVLGERDSVAVLMPHPERVTLPDVGGTDGQGVLRGLESA, via the coding sequence ATGACCGTTTCAATCATCCGGTTCGGCGGCTCGAACTGCGACCGGGACGCCGCGCGCGCACTCGCCCACCTCGATATCGACGCCGAGATCGTCTGGCACGAGGACGGCCTCCCGGCCGAGACCTCGGGGATCGTCCTCCCCGGCGGCTTCTCCTACGGCGACTACCTCCGCGCCGGCGCGATGGCGGCCCGGTCACCGATCATGGACGAGATCCGAGAGGCCGCCGCCGACGGCGTGCCCGTGCTGGGCGTCTGCAACGGCGCGCAGGTCGGCTGCGAGTCAGGGCTCACCGAGGGCGCGTTCACGACCAACGAGAGCGCCCGCTTCCAGTGTGAACACGTCTACCTCCGCGTCGAGCGCGACGATACGCCCTGGACCGCGGCCTACGACGAGGGGGACGTCCTCGAGATCCCGATCGCCCATGGCGAGGGCCGCTACGAGGTCGACGACGACCGTCTCGAGGAACTCGAGAGCGAAGGCCGCGTTCTCTTTCGGTACTGCGACGAAGACGGCGAACTGACCGAGGATGCTAACCCCAACGGCTCGAAACACAGTGTCGCGGGCGTGCTCGGCGAGCGAGACTCGGTCGCGGTGTTGATGCCCCACCCCGAGCGCGTCACGCTCCCCGACGTCGGCGGTACCGACGGCCAGGGCGTGCTTCGGGGACTCGAGAGCGCCTGA
- the purS gene encoding phosphoribosylformylglycinamidine synthase subunit PurS encodes MTAYTATVTVRLKHGVLDPEAETTKRSLERLGFDLEALRSTDRYEIDLEAESAGDAAAEVEEMAERLLANPTIHDYDVDVAQRE; translated from the coding sequence ATGACTGCCTACACCGCGACGGTGACGGTTCGTCTCAAACACGGCGTCCTCGATCCCGAAGCCGAGACCACCAAGCGTTCGCTCGAGCGTCTGGGCTTCGACCTCGAGGCGCTGCGTTCGACCGACCGCTACGAGATCGACCTCGAGGCCGAGAGCGCGGGCGACGCCGCCGCCGAGGTCGAGGAGATGGCCGAGCGACTGCTCGCGAACCCGACGATCCACGACTACGACGTCGACGTGGCACAACGAGAGTGA
- a CDS encoding formyltetrahydrofolate deformylase translates to MTTDVTEITVVGDDDTGLIARVTSLLFERGINIEDLDQAVRDGVFRMYLAVDTSEMVCTKDTLRDDLDQLGEDLGLDVQVRFPADRDNQQIAVLVTKESHCLEALFEAWANDELGADIGVVIGNHDDLEPLADHYDVPFHDIGTESGQQDEERLLELLEEYDADLIVLARYMRILSPNVVFRYEDRIINVHPSLLPAFPGAEAYRQAVEEGVRVAGVTSHYVTTDLDQGPVITQRAFDVPDDADLDEMKRRGQPLEADALLEAVRLHLNGDVSVHRGRTTVRENGDDYQLGLPEEVDDFVPDRPIDGIGSVVADE, encoded by the coding sequence ATGACGACCGACGTAACTGAGATCACGGTCGTTGGGGACGACGATACCGGGCTGATCGCCCGAGTGACGAGCCTCCTCTTCGAGCGCGGGATCAATATCGAAGACCTCGATCAGGCCGTCAGAGACGGCGTCTTCCGGATGTACCTCGCCGTCGATACGAGCGAGATGGTCTGTACGAAAGACACGCTTCGAGATGACCTGGATCAACTGGGTGAAGACCTCGGGCTGGACGTGCAAGTCCGATTCCCCGCCGATCGGGACAACCAGCAGATCGCCGTCCTCGTCACGAAGGAGAGCCACTGCCTCGAGGCGCTGTTCGAGGCGTGGGCCAACGACGAACTGGGGGCCGACATCGGCGTCGTCATCGGGAATCACGACGACCTCGAGCCGCTTGCCGACCACTACGACGTGCCGTTTCACGACATCGGCACCGAGTCCGGCCAGCAGGACGAGGAACGACTCCTCGAGTTGCTCGAAGAGTACGACGCCGACCTGATCGTTCTCGCGCGATACATGCGGATCCTCAGCCCGAACGTCGTCTTCCGGTACGAGGATCGCATCATCAACGTCCACCCCTCCCTGCTCCCAGCGTTCCCCGGCGCGGAGGCCTACCGACAGGCCGTCGAGGAGGGCGTCCGCGTCGCCGGCGTCACGTCCCACTACGTCACGACCGACCTCGATCAGGGGCCGGTCATCACCCAGCGCGCCTTCGACGTGCCCGACGACGCCGACCTGGACGAGATGAAACGCCGCGGCCAGCCACTCGAGGCAGACGCCCTTCTCGAGGCCGTGCGCCTGCACCTCAACGGGGACGTCTCGGTCCACCGCGGTCGGACGACGGTCAGGGAGAACGGCGACGACTACCAGCTCGGCCTGCCCGAGGAGGTCGACGACTTCGTGCCGGATCGTCCGATCGACGGGATCGGAAGCGTCGTCGCCGACGAGTAA
- a CDS encoding DUF7576 family protein, protein MTDSPDDDDGPRCDNCGDPIEASPNRRVVTNLEDGEAAYSNFCDDDCLEEWRS, encoded by the coding sequence ATGACTGATTCACCGGACGACGATGACGGACCACGGTGTGACAACTGCGGCGACCCGATCGAGGCGAGTCCGAACAGGCGAGTCGTAACGAACCTCGAGGACGGCGAGGCGGCCTACAGCAATTTCTGCGACGACGACTGTCTCGAGGAGTGGCGGTCCTGA
- a CDS encoding HalOD1 output domain-containing protein, whose amino-acid sequence MRASNASLTVEIVEALESAGLPSDEYRLADEIDPEALERVVDSADDSLEIRVSIRGRTLVVTADGPRVESDGSHGESDGTRADRS is encoded by the coding sequence ATGAGGGCCTCGAACGCCTCGCTCACCGTCGAAATCGTCGAGGCGCTCGAGTCGGCCGGACTCCCCAGCGACGAGTATCGCCTCGCCGACGAAATCGACCCCGAGGCGCTCGAACGGGTCGTCGACTCGGCCGACGACTCGCTCGAGATTCGGGTCTCGATTCGTGGCCGGACGCTCGTGGTGACGGCCGACGGCCCGCGGGTCGAATCCGACGGATCTCACGGTGAATCCGACGGGACTCGAGCCGACCGATCATGA
- a CDS encoding acetamidase/formamidase family protein has product MAQQEVQQELFVDQYTLGLVGPDQEWAGTVADGGTIETYTPPGCWGPMITPDFRGGHEVTRPIRVEGATVGDAIALRIRDVSVTSMATSTGSMAEREGAFDDDPFVDHRCPECGTTWPESVVEGTGEDAIKCAECGANASSFGFEYGYTVAFDDDHEVGITLDGDAAHELATDAAEVMDIPENSRQHPILLYEPDEMPGTLGRLRPFIGNVGTTPPVTLPDSHNAGDFGQFLVGAEHDYGVETQEDLEARTDGHMDVPEVRAGATLICPVKVDGGGVYVGDLHANQGDGELSLHTTDVSGTVRMDVEVIDGLDLEGPLLLPNEEDLPFISKPYSDEERESGRDLAAEHGVALEEEMGPIQVIGSGETVNDATQNAFDRAGALLEMSEGEVRSRCTFTGGVQIGRLPGVVQLDLLAPMTVLEERGLAHLVREQYDL; this is encoded by the coding sequence ATGGCACAGCAAGAGGTCCAACAGGAGCTGTTCGTCGATCAGTACACGCTCGGGCTGGTCGGCCCCGATCAGGAGTGGGCCGGCACCGTCGCCGACGGGGGAACGATCGAGACCTACACGCCGCCGGGCTGTTGGGGGCCGATGATCACGCCGGACTTTCGGGGCGGCCACGAGGTCACGCGGCCGATTCGCGTCGAGGGCGCGACGGTCGGCGACGCCATCGCGCTGCGGATTCGGGACGTGTCGGTGACCAGCATGGCGACCAGTACCGGGTCGATGGCCGAACGGGAGGGCGCGTTCGACGACGATCCGTTCGTCGACCACCGCTGTCCCGAGTGCGGAACCACGTGGCCCGAGAGCGTCGTCGAGGGGACCGGCGAGGACGCGATCAAGTGCGCCGAGTGCGGCGCGAACGCCTCCTCGTTCGGCTTCGAGTACGGCTACACCGTCGCGTTCGACGACGACCACGAGGTCGGCATCACGCTCGACGGCGACGCCGCCCACGAACTCGCGACGGACGCGGCCGAAGTGATGGACATCCCGGAGAACTCGAGACAGCACCCGATCCTGCTCTACGAACCGGACGAGATGCCGGGCACGCTCGGTCGGCTTCGCCCGTTCATCGGCAACGTTGGGACGACGCCGCCGGTGACGCTCCCGGATTCGCACAACGCGGGCGACTTCGGGCAGTTCCTCGTCGGCGCGGAGCACGACTACGGCGTCGAGACCCAGGAGGACCTCGAGGCTCGCACCGACGGCCACATGGACGTGCCGGAGGTGCGGGCCGGCGCGACGCTCATCTGCCCGGTGAAGGTCGACGGCGGCGGCGTCTACGTCGGCGATCTCCACGCGAATCAGGGCGACGGCGAACTCTCCCTGCACACGACGGACGTCAGCGGAACCGTGCGGATGGACGTCGAAGTGATCGACGGACTCGACCTCGAGGGACCGCTTCTCCTCCCGAACGAGGAGGACCTCCCGTTCATCAGCAAGCCCTACAGCGACGAGGAACGGGAATCCGGTCGGGACCTCGCCGCCGAACACGGCGTCGCCCTCGAGGAGGAGATGGGCCCGATTCAGGTGATTGGCAGCGGCGAGACGGTCAACGACGCGACCCAGAACGCCTTCGACCGGGCGGGCGCGCTCCTCGAGATGAGTGAAGGCGAAGTTCGATCGCGGTGTACGTTCACCGGCGGCGTCCAGATCGGCCGGCTCCCCGGCGTCGTCCAGCTCGACCTGCTCGCGCCGATGACCGTCCTCGAAGAACGCGGTCTCGCACACCTCGTTCGCGAGCAGTACGATCTCTAG
- a CDS encoding DUF5789 family protein has protein sequence MSNSYSPTRELGIEFGELEEKLADHGYPATNEELVETYGEYPLELPDGSESLEELLGMTSNETYNSPAEARQAIFNMVDSRAIGRKFYSDRTPPALGETREDEQISF, from the coding sequence ATGAGCAACTCTTACAGTCCCACCCGCGAACTCGGCATCGAATTCGGCGAACTCGAGGAAAAGCTTGCCGACCACGGCTATCCCGCGACGAACGAGGAACTCGTCGAGACTTACGGCGAGTACCCACTCGAGCTCCCGGACGGCTCGGAGTCGCTCGAGGAGCTGCTGGGTATGACGTCGAACGAAACCTACAACTCGCCGGCCGAAGCGCGCCAGGCCATCTTCAACATGGTCGATAGCAGGGCGATCGGCCGGAAGTTCTACTCCGACCGGACGCCGCCGGCGCTCGGCGAGACTCGAGAGGACGAACAGATCTCGTTCTAA
- a CDS encoding ArsR/SmtB family transcription factor, producing the protein MTDANRAVPDDAYAALGDETRLEILFELADHYEAAWSAGWLSFSTLCERVDVDDTSRFNYHLQTLQDEFVVKENEQYRPTIAALEVVTAVRSGTYDGETEPCENVIDERCPHCDQQLVARHDRHLLMLACPEHGTTLGYPVPPVAASHQPLEVLVELALRRHAADIESVRRGVCPYCWGPATISFPRESLPELYLRRETVYATVACEACWMSYPVPVPELLARLPAVVSLYDDHDLGPLETQLGPRDLSSVSEVELLESGMATVDIALDGTRLEVVIDGDGKIQQCKRSD; encoded by the coding sequence ATGACCGACGCGAATCGGGCCGTTCCGGACGACGCGTACGCGGCCCTCGGCGACGAAACGCGACTCGAGATTCTGTTCGAACTCGCCGACCACTACGAAGCGGCCTGGTCGGCCGGTTGGCTGTCCTTTTCGACCCTCTGCGAGCGGGTCGACGTCGACGACACGAGCCGATTCAACTACCACCTCCAGACGTTACAGGACGAGTTCGTCGTCAAGGAAAACGAACAGTACCGGCCGACGATAGCCGCCCTCGAGGTCGTCACGGCGGTTCGATCGGGAACGTACGACGGTGAGACCGAACCGTGCGAGAACGTCATCGACGAGCGCTGCCCCCATTGTGATCAGCAGCTGGTCGCCCGCCACGACAGGCACTTGCTGATGCTCGCCTGCCCCGAGCACGGCACCACGCTCGGCTATCCGGTCCCGCCAGTCGCCGCCAGCCACCAGCCACTCGAGGTGCTCGTGGAACTCGCGCTCCGGCGGCACGCCGCCGATATCGAATCGGTTCGTCGCGGGGTCTGTCCGTACTGCTGGGGGCCCGCTACGATTTCGTTTCCGCGGGAATCGCTCCCGGAACTGTACCTCCGACGCGAGACGGTCTACGCGACGGTCGCCTGCGAGGCGTGCTGGATGTCCTATCCGGTACCGGTTCCCGAACTACTCGCGCGTCTCCCGGCCGTCGTCTCGCTGTACGACGACCACGACCTCGGTCCGCTCGAGACGCAACTCGGGCCGAGAGACCTCTCTAGCGTGAGCGAGGTCGAACTGCTCGAGAGCGGGATGGCTACCGTCGACATCGCCCTCGACGGGACGCGACTCGAAGTCGTCATCGACGGTGACGGGAAAATACAGCAGTGTAAGCGATCCGACTGA
- a CDS encoding CPBP family intramembrane glutamic endopeptidase — MVETTSQTDALESSVERMSRGRALVIVALLGIAAILSNTAFSLLTVLFQPGSEWVTFVLSLLVVEGSFLVVGSGYMWYRPAVDVPIQSPNRHDWGVAVAGLAAGLAAVTLSFASTDALIPAVEVSPGFTEYAGYDSSSATVLVLGAVLSLLVVAPVEEFLFRGVIQGRLRAAFGPAAAIGVAGFVFSFFHVYPILLLEPSAASIVHMIAYYTVMGAIFGATYERTNTLVVPVFVHGAFNAILFLGSMAFV; from the coding sequence ATGGTCGAAACGACAAGCCAGACCGACGCGCTCGAGTCGTCCGTCGAGCGGATGTCTCGAGGCCGTGCGTTGGTAATCGTCGCGCTTCTCGGCATCGCCGCGATTCTCTCGAATACGGCGTTTAGTCTCCTCACCGTCCTGTTCCAGCCGGGATCGGAATGGGTAACGTTCGTTCTCAGCCTGCTCGTGGTCGAGGGTTCGTTTCTCGTCGTCGGCAGTGGGTACATGTGGTATCGGCCGGCCGTCGACGTTCCGATTCAGTCACCGAACAGGCACGATTGGGGTGTCGCCGTCGCGGGCCTCGCTGCCGGGCTCGCCGCTGTAACGCTCTCGTTTGCCAGTACTGACGCATTGATACCCGCCGTCGAGGTGTCACCGGGATTCACGGAGTATGCGGGGTATGATTCCTCGTCGGCCACCGTTCTGGTCCTCGGTGCGGTGCTGTCGCTGCTCGTCGTCGCTCCCGTCGAGGAGTTCCTGTTTCGTGGCGTGATTCAAGGTCGTCTGCGAGCGGCGTTCGGACCGGCCGCGGCCATTGGAGTGGCCGGATTCGTGTTCTCGTTTTTCCACGTGTATCCGATCCTCTTGCTGGAACCGTCGGCCGCGAGTATCGTACACATGATCGCGTACTACACCGTAATGGGCGCGATCTTCGGCGCGACCTACGAACGAACGAACACGCTCGTCGTCCCCGTGTTCGTTCACGGTGCGTTCAACGCGATTCTGTTTCTCGGTTCGATGGCCTTCGTATAG
- a CDS encoding phosphoribosylaminoimidazolesuccinocarboxamide synthase: MTSVKEFRIEEPATADSLGRGAFVFTDDYSVFDWGKMPDQIPQKGATLCTMGAFNFELLERAGVPTHYRGVGVNGDVSRLEDASRPPWEMEIDLTQVPDLPNEGREYDYESYHAEAGSNYLIPLEIVFRNTVPIGSSLRRRTEPADHGLEFSSWPDEPVDLDEPIVEFSTKYEEGDRYLDREEADYIAGEASITDLEALAREVNEIITEQATGADLVHQDGKIECLTFDGEIRVADVVGTFDENRFSHEGTQLSKEVLRQYHKRTQPEWVESVKHAKAEAERRDVADWKSLCERDPEPLDEEVIETARDLYCAGTNAYTGLDLFDAPPLSSAIGAVSRL, encoded by the coding sequence ATGACGAGCGTCAAGGAGTTTCGCATCGAGGAACCGGCGACGGCCGACTCGCTCGGCCGCGGCGCGTTCGTCTTCACCGACGATTACTCGGTGTTCGATTGGGGCAAGATGCCGGACCAGATCCCACAGAAGGGAGCGACGCTCTGTACGATGGGCGCGTTCAACTTCGAACTGCTCGAGCGGGCGGGCGTACCGACCCACTACCGCGGCGTCGGCGTGAACGGCGACGTGAGCCGACTCGAAGACGCGTCGCGCCCGCCCTGGGAGATGGAGATCGATCTGACGCAGGTTCCCGACCTCCCGAACGAGGGGAGAGAGTACGACTACGAGTCCTATCACGCCGAGGCGGGCTCTAACTACCTGATCCCCCTCGAGATCGTCTTCCGGAACACGGTGCCGATTGGCTCGAGTCTCCGCCGGCGGACCGAACCGGCGGACCACGGCCTCGAGTTCTCGAGTTGGCCCGACGAACCCGTCGACCTCGACGAACCCATCGTCGAGTTTTCGACGAAGTACGAGGAGGGCGACCGATACCTCGACCGCGAGGAGGCTGATTACATCGCGGGCGAGGCGTCGATCACGGACCTCGAAGCGCTCGCTCGCGAAGTCAACGAGATCATCACCGAGCAGGCGACCGGGGCCGACCTGGTCCACCAGGACGGCAAGATCGAGTGTCTCACCTTCGACGGCGAGATTCGGGTCGCCGACGTGGTCGGCACGTTCGACGAGAACCGGTTCAGCCACGAGGGGACCCAGCTATCGAAGGAGGTGCTCCGACAGTACCACAAGCGGACCCAGCCCGAGTGGGTCGAGTCGGTCAAGCACGCCAAAGCCGAGGCCGAGCGCCGCGACGTCGCCGACTGGAAGTCGCTGTGCGAACGGGACCCGGAACCGCTCGACGAGGAAGTCATCGAGACGGCTCGAGACCTCTACTGTGCAGGCACCAACGCATACACCGGACTCGATCTCTTCGACGCGCCGCCGCTCTCGAGTGCGATCGGCGCGGTCAGTCGGCTGTAA
- the cofH gene encoding 7,8-didemethyl-8-hydroxy-5-deazariboflavin synthase subunit CofH has product MERPVTEADLEFEHVPETDQSFENALEKARNKNRLTVDDGIELLTTGTDVDGIDQRRKERVLEAADRRRADVVGEEVTFIANLNNNVTTACNVGCLFCNFKDAAHTFESDAEMESQGFTKTPAESREIVSNAADRGIYEVTSVSGLHPAFALDDEHLEILEATENRKEVNFKPPERYDTDPGTYAEQMEAMSVDGVHVHSMTPEEAYHARRGTDWSYEDVYSRLRDAGLDTVPGTAAEILVEEVREVICPGKISTDGWLEAMEAAADAGHGLTSTIMYGHVENEAHRVMHLKRIRDLQERVDGAIAEFVPLSFIHQNTPLYEHDVVSSGASTDEDELLIAVSRLFLDNIDHIQSSWVKYGDQQGLKMLSCGADDFMGTILSEEITKRAGGEYGEFRSVEDYVDLITSIGRVPVERSTDYEKRRVVDPDDPPFGPQLGPKADGTPLLARGDDTVPADD; this is encoded by the coding sequence ATGGAGCGACCGGTGACCGAGGCGGACCTCGAGTTCGAGCATGTTCCCGAGACCGATCAGTCGTTCGAGAACGCGCTCGAGAAAGCACGGAACAAGAACCGACTCACAGTCGACGACGGGATCGAACTGTTGACGACGGGAACGGACGTCGACGGGATCGACCAGCGACGGAAAGAACGGGTCCTCGAGGCCGCGGACCGCCGGCGCGCGGACGTCGTCGGCGAGGAGGTCACCTTCATCGCGAACCTGAACAACAACGTCACGACGGCCTGTAACGTCGGCTGTCTGTTCTGTAACTTCAAGGACGCCGCCCACACGTTCGAATCCGACGCCGAGATGGAGAGCCAGGGCTTTACCAAAACTCCCGCCGAGTCTCGAGAGATCGTCAGCAACGCGGCCGACCGGGGTATCTACGAAGTCACCTCAGTTTCGGGGCTCCACCCCGCGTTCGCGCTGGACGACGAACACTTAGAGATCCTCGAGGCGACCGAAAACCGCAAGGAGGTCAACTTCAAGCCGCCAGAACGGTACGACACCGATCCCGGCACCTACGCCGAACAGATGGAGGCGATGAGCGTCGACGGCGTCCACGTCCACTCGATGACTCCCGAGGAAGCCTACCACGCTCGGCGTGGGACCGACTGGTCCTACGAGGATGTCTACAGCCGCCTTCGAGACGCCGGCCTCGATACCGTCCCCGGCACCGCGGCCGAGATCCTCGTTGAGGAGGTCCGGGAGGTGATCTGCCCCGGCAAGATCAGCACCGACGGTTGGCTCGAGGCGATGGAAGCCGCGGCCGACGCCGGCCACGGGCTCACCTCGACGATCATGTACGGCCACGTCGAAAACGAGGCTCACCGAGTGATGCACTTAAAACGCATCCGCGACCTCCAAGAGCGCGTCGACGGCGCGATCGCCGAGTTCGTTCCCCTCTCGTTCATCCACCAGAACACACCGCTGTACGAACACGATGTCGTCTCCAGCGGCGCGAGCACCGACGAGGACGAACTGCTGATCGCCGTCTCGAGGCTCTTCCTCGACAACATCGATCACATCCAGTCCTCGTGGGTGAAATACGGCGACCAGCAGGGCCTGAAGATGCTTTCCTGTGGCGCAGACGACTTCATGGGAACGATCCTCTCCGAGGAGATCACCAAACGGGCCGGCGGCGAGTACGGCGAGTTCCGCTCGGTCGAGGACTACGTCGACCTCATCACCTCGATCGGACGCGTCCCCGTCGAGCGCTCGACGGACTACGAAAAACGCCGCGTCGTCGACCCCGACGATCCGCCGTTCGGACCGCAACTCGGGCCGAAAGCCGACGGCACGCCGTTGCTGGCTCGAGGCGACGATACCGTTCCCGCCGACGACTGA
- a CDS encoding DUF192 domain-containing protein has product MTPPRPPTSDRRTVLTGLAASVGVLGLAGCTESEDSDPTSGNTSASGDDESGEETNSSDDSSEIHASYDKTEVSVMTLDGEELGEVTAAVAVTSELQNLGLSDTEELPEDRGMIFINRSEQDLRFVMRDMSFGIDIIYADSEGVITGIHHAPEPGPNEDGSEQVYPGYGQFVLEVNYEWTTERGIEEGDVLEFSYSGSG; this is encoded by the coding sequence ATGACCCCACCTCGGCCACCGACCTCGGATCGCAGAACCGTACTAACCGGCCTCGCCGCCAGCGTCGGCGTTCTCGGCCTCGCCGGGTGTACCGAATCCGAGGATAGCGACCCGACGAGCGGAAACACGAGCGCGAGCGGCGACGACGAGAGTGGCGAGGAGACGAACTCGAGCGACGACTCCTCGGAGATACACGCAAGCTACGACAAGACCGAGGTCAGCGTGATGACTCTCGACGGCGAGGAACTCGGGGAGGTGACGGCGGCGGTCGCCGTCACGTCCGAACTGCAGAATCTCGGGCTCAGCGACACCGAGGAGTTGCCCGAGGATCGAGGCATGATCTTCATCAACAGGTCCGAGCAGGACCTGCGATTCGTCATGCGGGATATGTCCTTCGGTATCGACATCATCTACGCCGACAGCGAGGGCGTCATCACGGGGATTCACCACGCGCCAGAGCCCGGCCCGAACGAGGACGGCTCCGAACAGGTGTATCCGGGCTACGGCCAGTTCGTCCTCGAGGTCAACTACGAGTGGACGACAGAACGGGGCATCGAAGAGGGCGACGTGCTCGAGTTTTCCTATTCGGGTTCGGGGTGA
- a CDS encoding oxidoreductase — protein sequence MSWTAADVPDQSGRTVVVTGANSGIGFEATRVLADRGATVVMACRSVDRGESAAEEIRTENGPDLEGELVVAELDLADLESVRSFPERFDEAVNRDGDSSETEIDVLVNNAGVMAIPRRETAQGFEMQFGVNHLGHFGLTAVLFDRLASDVRVVTVSSGLHERGEIDFDDLQGEGDYSRQGAYAQSKLANLLFAYELDRRLDSVSPNALSAGVHPGYADTSLQARAPEMDGSVTRKLLMDAANAVLAQSAAKGALPTLYAATASDVQGGEYYGPGGFMNMRGAPERQRSAEQSYDRETARKLWDVSEELTGIEFDLEERADDTERVDQHSAEN from the coding sequence ATGAGCTGGACCGCGGCCGACGTTCCTGACCAGTCGGGGCGCACAGTCGTCGTCACCGGCGCGAACAGCGGCATCGGCTTCGAAGCGACGCGAGTGCTCGCAGACCGCGGCGCGACGGTCGTCATGGCCTGTCGCAGCGTCGACCGCGGCGAGTCGGCCGCCGAGGAGATCCGGACCGAGAACGGACCCGACCTCGAGGGCGAACTCGTCGTCGCGGAACTCGACCTCGCCGACCTCGAGTCGGTCCGATCGTTCCCCGAGCGGTTCGACGAGGCGGTCAACCGCGACGGCGACTCCTCGGAAACCGAAATCGACGTGTTGGTGAACAACGCGGGCGTGATGGCGATTCCGCGCCGCGAGACGGCCCAGGGGTTCGAGATGCAGTTCGGTGTCAATCACCTCGGACACTTCGGGCTCACCGCCGTCCTGTTCGATCGCCTCGCGAGCGACGTCCGCGTCGTCACCGTCTCGAGCGGCCTCCACGAGCGCGGGGAGATCGACTTCGACGACCTGCAGGGCGAGGGCGACTACAGCAGGCAGGGAGCCTACGCCCAGTCGAAGCTGGCGAACCTGCTCTTCGCCTACGAACTCGACCGGCGACTCGACTCGGTCTCGCCGAACGCACTGAGCGCGGGCGTCCACCCCGGCTACGCCGACACGTCGCTGCAGGCTCGAGCGCCCGAGATGGACGGCTCGGTCACCCGCAAGCTCCTGATGGACGCCGCGAACGCCGTGCTCGCCCAGTCGGCGGCAAAGGGCGCGCTGCCAACGCTGTACGCGGCGACCGCGAGCGACGTCCAGGGAGGGGAGTACTACGGCCCCGGCGGCTTCATGAACATGCGCGGCGCGCCGGAACGCCAGCGCTCGGCCGAGCAGTCCTACGACCGCGAGACGGCCCGAAAGCTCTGGGACGTCTCCGAGGAGTTGACCGGGATCGAGTTCGACCTCGAGGAACGTGCCGACGATACCGAGCGTGTCGATCAACACAGCGCCGAAAACTAA